A stretch of Aerococcaceae bacterium zg-252 DNA encodes these proteins:
- a CDS encoding Veg family protein has translation MPNDLVAIKSLLEENVGETIIVTVQMGRKKKRERRGVLKETYRSVFVVDLDQKVNNIDRVSYSYRDVLTHAIDLEFVNQN, from the coding sequence ATGCCAAATGATTTAGTTGCTATCAAGTCGCTTTTAGAAGAGAATGTTGGAGAAACAATTATTGTTACTGTGCAGATGGGCAGAAAGAAAAAAAGAGAACGTCGTGGTGTATTAAAAGAAACCTATCGTTCGGTATTTGTCGTAGATTTAGACCAAAAAGTTAATAATATTGATAGAGTTTCATATAGTTATCGTGATGTATTAACGCATGCAATTGATTTAGAGTTTGTTAATCAAAATTAA
- a CDS encoding GntR family transcriptional regulator, producing the protein MEQLIGIVKENLDLNTSKTLNEAVYEAFRKSIVLGLIPAGTRINEKECATLLNLSRTPIRYAMSQLKNEDLVTRVPKKGIIVKGISIRDALEIFEIRKWLDTLAAIKAMERMSDDDFEKMRSLIDEAHHYDEIEDIEKVIDNFKQFNNFIYEKSEMIRLTAIVNELQAYLKYFREISLLSDARRKEAIAEHEMIYRGMRNKDINQITLITHEHLAHSQQFVISEMEKNHIA; encoded by the coding sequence ATGGAACAATTAATTGGAATAGTTAAAGAAAATCTTGATTTAAATACATCTAAAACATTAAATGAAGCAGTATATGAGGCTTTTCGTAAAAGTATTGTTTTAGGTCTTATTCCAGCTGGTACACGTATTAATGAAAAAGAATGTGCTACGCTATTGAATTTATCGCGTACTCCCATTCGCTATGCGATGAGTCAATTAAAAAATGAAGATTTAGTGACTCGTGTTCCGAAAAAAGGAATTATTGTCAAAGGAATTAGTATACGAGATGCTTTAGAAATTTTTGAAATCCGAAAATGGTTAGATACACTAGCGGCAATAAAAGCAATGGAGCGAATGAGTGATGATGATTTTGAAAAAATGCGGAGTTTGATTGATGAAGCACATCATTATGATGAAATCGAGGATATTGAAAAAGTTATTGATAATTTTAAACAGTTTAATAATTTTATCTATGAAAAAAGTGAAATGATTCGTTTAACTGCAATTGTCAACGAATTGCAAGCATATTTAAAATATTTTAGAGAAATTTCGCTGTTGTCAGATGCACGTCGTAAAGAAGCAATTGCTGAACATGAGATGATTTATCGAGGAATGAGAAATAAAGATATTAATCAAATTACATTAATTACGCATGAACATTTGGCGCATTCTCAACAATTTGTTATTTCAGAAATGGAGAAAAACCATATTGCTTAA
- a CDS encoding PIG-L family deacetylase, whose protein sequence is MIKGKNLLVFSAHAADYVWRSGGTIAKYVEGGANVTVIVMSFGVRGESNGLWKKDNPTYEKIRDIRKKETETAAKILGVNNIEYWDLVDYPIDITKELEERVVYTIRKTRPDLIITHDKNDILNFDHNNVHQLVWRASIMSNSSGIITEGYDVTKQMKIYGFEPHQTEISGYVPNQIIDITDVFDKKVKAMECFLGQDHLIEYYKQRAIMRGNHARRISGNNAYKYAETFASFYPVVTESLV, encoded by the coding sequence GTGATTAAAGGTAAAAATTTATTAGTATTTAGTGCACATGCTGCTGATTATGTTTGGAGATCAGGTGGAACAATTGCGAAATACGTTGAGGGTGGAGCGAATGTTACAGTAATTGTAATGTCATTTGGAGTGCGAGGAGAATCAAATGGATTGTGGAAAAAGGATAATCCTACGTATGAAAAAATAAGAGATATTAGAAAAAAAGAAACTGAAACTGCAGCAAAAATTTTAGGAGTAAATAATATTGAATATTGGGATTTAGTGGATTACCCTATTGATATTACTAAAGAATTAGAAGAAAGAGTCGTTTATACAATTAGAAAGACACGACCAGATTTAATTATTACACACGATAAAAATGATATATTAAATTTTGATCATAATAATGTGCATCAATTAGTTTGGAGAGCTAGTATTATGTCGAATTCTTCTGGCATTATTACAGAGGGTTATGATGTAACTAAGCAAATGAAAATTTATGGTTTTGAACCGCATCAGACTGAGATTAGTGGCTATGTTCCAAACCAAATTATTGATATTACTGATGTATTTGATAAAAAAGTTAAAGCAATGGAATGCTTCTTAGGACAAGACCATCTTATTGAATACTATAAACAACGTGCGATTATGAGAGGAAATCATGCAAGACGCATTTCGGGTAATAATGCTTATAAGTATGCTGAAACATTTGCTTCGTTCTATCCAGTAGTTACGGAAAGTTTGGTGTAA
- a CDS encoding ABC-2 family transporter protein: MTIKLFKTLISHSIQELLINRQTAMISFILGLIFYLLEVVAGIVFFEQTDTMLGWSRQDYLVLVTTASTISFLYQTLFAVSHENLTEVILEGELDHSIIRPVDSFWYYALYRLDFSSALNLLVSSGVLVYLLKDYSLTIEQTMMFILAILLAAYCLFLLNQLAVSVSFWKDNANSIIGLPEYLMEFSSRPLVVYPGAVRFIFTWCIPLLIGVNLPVLIIRQESYWLNLVYLVIVNLLGTYFVRFVWDKGLKQYVSAN; this comes from the coding sequence ATGACAATCAAATTATTTAAAACATTAATTAGTCATAGTATTCAAGAATTGTTGATTAATCGTCAAACAGCGATGATTAGTTTTATATTAGGATTGATATTTTACTTACTAGAAGTAGTGGCTGGTATTGTATTTTTTGAACAGACGGACACGATGTTAGGGTGGAGTCGGCAAGATTATTTAGTATTGGTGACTACGGCGTCTACAATTTCTTTCTTGTATCAGACTTTATTTGCTGTTTCGCATGAAAATTTAACGGAAGTGATATTAGAGGGAGAATTGGACCACTCTATTATTCGACCTGTGGATTCCTTTTGGTATTATGCTTTATATCGCTTGGATTTTTCGAGTGCCTTGAATTTATTGGTAAGTTCGGGCGTATTGGTTTATTTGTTGAAAGATTATTCATTAACAATTGAGCAGACAATGATGTTTATTTTAGCGATTCTTTTAGCTGCATATTGTTTATTTTTATTAAATCAACTAGCTGTTTCCGTTTCATTTTGGAAAGATAATGCCAATAGTATTATAGGGCTACCTGAGTATTTAATGGAATTTTCTTCACGACCATTGGTAGTTTATCCAGGTGCTGTCCGTTTCATTTTTACGTGGTGTATTCCTTTATTGATTGGGGTCAATTTACCAGTATTAATCATTCGTCAAGAATCGTATTGGTTGAATTTAGTTTATTTGGTAATAGTAAATCTTTTAGGAACATATTTTGTTCGTTTCGTATGGGACAAGGGATTGAAACAATATGTTTCAGCCAATTGA
- a CDS encoding RraA family protein: MVNDRFGFRIGPDINRTENIEIYSKLKLFGTPALSDGLNKFNTLSSSIKPIQSGIKIAGPAITVKLRPADNLMLHKAISIAKEGDVIVVDTGGTYNYSILGDLMATSAFKKGIAGFVIDGCIRDIDELIEKKFPVFTCGVTPAVGDKDGPGEINYPISCGNVVVMPGDYIVGDDNGVVVIPPDFVNQIVEKTIAKLEYEERRKKEIENNIIDKPDIDAKLRKLGIIE, encoded by the coding sequence ATGGTTAATGATAGATTTGGGTTCAGAATTGGTCCAGATATTAATAGGACGGAAAATATTGAAATTTATTCTAAATTAAAATTATTTGGGACACCGGCACTGAGTGATGGATTAAATAAATTTAATACACTTAGTTCCTCAATTAAGCCGATACAATCTGGAATTAAAATTGCAGGTCCAGCAATAACAGTAAAATTAAGACCTGCTGATAATTTAATGTTACATAAAGCAATATCAATTGCTAAAGAGGGTGATGTTATTGTAGTCGATACTGGTGGAACATATAATTATTCAATTTTAGGGGATTTAATGGCAACTAGTGCATTTAAAAAAGGTATTGCAGGTTTTGTTATTGATGGATGTATTAGAGATATTGATGAATTAATCGAGAAAAAATTTCCTGTGTTTACATGCGGAGTTACGCCGGCAGTAGGAGATAAAGATGGTCCCGGAGAAATAAATTATCCAATTAGTTGTGGAAATGTAGTAGTTATGCCAGGTGACTATATAGTAGGTGACGATAATGGTGTGGTAGTTATTCCACCAGATTTTGTTAATCAAATAGTAGAAAAAACTATTGCAAAGTTAGAGTATGAAGAGCGTCGTAAAAAAGAAATAGAGAATAATATTATAGATAAACCAGATATTGATGCAAAACTTCGGAAGTTAGGAATAATAGAATAG
- a CDS encoding GntR family transcriptional regulator, with amino-acid sequence MNKTEYIYQQIKQDIISGKLTPNQKLVEQEIAQQYSASRNTVRNSLSLLESENLIIREANKGAKVSNFSIFDVIHMLDVRIELEGYVIRTAFPNIDEEKIKMLENICYLMEQTSASELVTHSDLNNKFHYIIYEACPNQYAVQLLKDIKSKVTKYNVRFFAIPERKKITLQEHRSIIDAIKNGELEEAVKLNIEHVKSIKTSYLSHQEFF; translated from the coding sequence ATGAATAAGACAGAATATATTTATCAGCAAATTAAGCAAGATATTATTTCAGGAAAATTAACACCAAATCAAAAGCTTGTTGAACAAGAAATTGCACAACAGTATTCAGCAAGTAGAAATACTGTGAGAAATTCATTATCATTATTAGAAAGCGAAAATCTAATTATTAGAGAAGCCAATAAAGGAGCAAAAGTAAGTAATTTTTCCATTTTTGATGTCATTCATATGTTAGATGTGCGAATTGAATTAGAAGGTTATGTTATCAGAACGGCGTTTCCCAATATTGATGAAGAGAAAATTAAAATGCTGGAAAATATTTGTTATTTAATGGAACAGACATCTGCATCAGAATTAGTTACGCATTCTGACTTAAATAATAAATTTCATTATATTATTTATGAAGCTTGTCCCAATCAGTATGCAGTACAGTTATTAAAAGATATTAAAAGTAAAGTGACAAAATATAATGTTCGTTTTTTTGCTATTCCGGAAAGGAAAAAAATTACATTACAAGAACATCGTAGTATTATTGACGCGATTAAAAATGGAGAATTAGAAGAAGCTGTTAAATTAAACATTGAACATGTTAAATCTATAAAAACATCGTATTTATCTCATCAAGAATTTTTTTAG
- a CDS encoding ABC-2 family transporter protein: protein MKKYIVIFLNRVSVQLSYKFNFLTNLLNNLLGVIVAAFTWIAIYNSSANETIGGLTLSQMLFYIVIVNFSTVLFSTETVVKLGLQVRVGKLTTHLLRPYSILLQSFAEYLGDRFIYLIIYLSLLVASLGIGYNPYYLLNVLLFLICNVVMFFILMSLIGNLGFWLIQMWPLRAVMNALYMILGGLLFPLNLLPESVYHLLSKNPFALVAYQYTLALQNELTIAEIQMNILASIAWAIICYVAFKMSFKKGLLRYEGMGA, encoded by the coding sequence ATGAAAAAGTATATCGTTATCTTTTTAAATCGAGTATCCGTACAATTGAGCTATAAATTTAATTTTCTAACGAATTTATTGAATAATTTATTAGGTGTTATCGTTGCTGCATTTACATGGATTGCCATTTACAATAGTTCTGCAAATGAAACGATTGGTGGTTTAACTTTATCACAAATGTTATTTTATATTGTTATCGTTAACTTTAGTACGGTATTGTTTTCGACTGAAACAGTTGTGAAACTGGGTTTACAAGTTCGTGTAGGAAAATTAACCACGCATTTATTGCGTCCATACTCTATTCTATTGCAATCATTTGCTGAGTATTTAGGGGATAGATTTATTTATTTAATCATTTATTTATCGCTTTTAGTCGCAAGTTTGGGTATAGGGTACAATCCATATTATCTTTTGAATGTCTTGTTATTTTTAATATGCAATGTGGTAATGTTTTTCATCTTAATGAGTTTGATTGGAAATTTAGGATTTTGGTTAATCCAAATGTGGCCACTTCGAGCAGTAATGAATGCTTTATATATGATATTGGGAGGGTTACTATTCCCATTGAACCTGTTACCAGAATCTGTGTATCATCTGTTGAGTAAAAATCCTTTTGCTTTAGTGGCTTATCAATATACACTTGCATTGCAAAATGAATTGACGATTGCTGAAATTCAGATGAATATTTTGGCAAGTATTGCTTGGGCAATTATTTGTTATGTAGCATTTAAAATGAGTTTCAAAAAAGGCTTATTGCGTTACGAAGGAATGGGGGCGTAA
- the citG gene encoding triphosphoribosyl-dephospho-CoA synthase CitG encodes MLKKIKTITSLATRAILYEVSLSPKPGLVDRFNNGAHNDMTFYHFIDSAFALQPHLENYLRIGYQQSTDDLSKLFNQLRHEGQLAEQSMFNVTGNVNTHKGLNFAFALILGSIGYYFKEYPDANEIELNIIFDYVKQMAEPLVKQDFKGVTEINAKSYGEKLYAKYGILGPRGEAATGYAYLLKEILPYIDQRLEEQIDEETIYLEVLLKLMSNIEDGNLIHRGGIKQWEEIKLESANLFQKISNGADVHLLLNEYNEILVKRYLSPGGAADLLCVSIFLTHLKRCVGRKKDSD; translated from the coding sequence TTGCTTAAAAAAATAAAGACAATTACTTCATTGGCAACACGTGCCATTTTATACGAGGTGTCGCTTTCTCCTAAGCCAGGATTAGTCGATAGGTTCAATAATGGTGCACATAATGACATGACATTTTATCATTTTATTGATAGTGCTTTTGCATTGCAACCTCATCTTGAAAATTATTTACGCATTGGTTATCAACAAAGTACTGATGACTTAAGTAAGTTATTTAATCAGTTGCGGCATGAGGGGCAATTAGCAGAACAAAGCATGTTTAATGTGACTGGAAATGTGAATACGCATAAAGGGCTTAATTTTGCATTTGCCTTAATTTTAGGTTCGATTGGTTATTATTTTAAAGAATATCCTGATGCAAATGAAATTGAGTTAAATATCATTTTTGATTATGTAAAGCAAATGGCAGAGCCATTAGTGAAGCAAGATTTTAAGGGTGTTACTGAAATAAATGCGAAAAGTTATGGGGAAAAATTATATGCTAAGTATGGTATTTTAGGACCTAGAGGTGAAGCGGCAACCGGTTATGCTTATTTGTTAAAAGAAATTTTGCCCTATATTGACCAGCGTTTAGAAGAACAAATTGATGAAGAAACAATCTACTTAGAAGTGCTATTGAAACTGATGTCCAATATAGAAGATGGAAATTTAATTCATCGAGGTGGCATTAAGCAATGGGAAGAAATAAAATTAGAATCAGCAAACTTGTTTCAAAAAATCAGCAATGGAGCTGATGTCCATTTGCTATTGAATGAGTATAATGAAATTTTAGTGAAACGCTATTTGAGTCCTGGTGGGGCAGCTGATTTATTGTGTGTAAGTATTTTTTTGACACATTTGAAGAGATGTGTAGGAAGAAAAAAAGACAGTGATTAA
- a CDS encoding ATP-binding cassette domain-containing protein, giving the protein MIEAKDIHYIYQTFEKSDGFLGSIKDFIKREYQAVVALDKLNFTIKEGEFVGLLGANGAGKTTLIKLMTGILSPTSGELLCNGFNPYLRQPQYLKHIGVVLGQKSQLIWDLPAKETLEMLKVIYDIEQHKYEQRVAELCELLNVSHKLQVPVRKLSLGERIKFEIICALIHSPKLLFLDEPTIGLDITSQKSIRQFLKSINQKENVTIILTSHYMQDIEEMCQRVIVLSKGCILDDLSIDEIKQKYTVKRDIIITFKAEVPEFLESYQLQDTVVSIPEEEYQTLASQIDLMTIRSMNQEESTLEDIIFRLFNENG; this is encoded by the coding sequence ATGATTGAGGCAAAAGATATTCACTATATCTATCAAACTTTTGAGAAGTCAGATGGCTTTTTAGGGTCGATAAAAGATTTTATTAAGCGAGAATATCAAGCAGTTGTTGCCTTAGATAAGCTGAACTTTACGATTAAAGAGGGCGAGTTTGTCGGATTATTAGGTGCTAATGGTGCAGGTAAAACGACACTGATTAAGCTAATGACAGGTATTTTATCGCCTACTTCCGGTGAATTGCTGTGCAATGGATTTAATCCTTATTTGCGTCAGCCACAGTATTTGAAACATATTGGGGTTGTTCTAGGACAAAAGAGTCAACTTATTTGGGATTTACCTGCTAAAGAAACTTTAGAAATGCTGAAAGTTATTTATGATATTGAGCAACATAAGTATGAGCAACGTGTTGCTGAATTGTGCGAATTATTAAATGTCTCGCATAAATTGCAAGTGCCAGTGCGTAAATTATCACTAGGTGAACGGATTAAGTTTGAAATTATTTGTGCATTGATTCATTCGCCCAAGTTATTATTTTTAGATGAACCAACCATTGGATTGGATATAACAAGTCAAAAATCAATTCGCCAATTTTTGAAGTCGATTAATCAAAAGGAAAATGTGACAATTATTTTAACATCGCATTATATGCAAGATATTGAAGAAATGTGTCAGCGTGTCATTGTCTTATCAAAGGGATGTATTTTAGATGATTTATCAATTGATGAGATTAAACAAAAATATACAGTAAAACGTGATATTATCATTACCTTTAAGGCTGAAGTGCCGGAATTTTTGGAGTCATATCAGTTACAGGATACGGTTGTGTCGATACCAGAAGAAGAGTATCAGACTCTAGCTAGTCAAATTGATTTAATGACGATTCGTTCAATGAATCAAGAAGAAAGCACGCTAGAAGACATTATTTTCCGTTTGTTCAATGAAAATGGGTGA